The Sorangiineae bacterium MSr11367 genome window below encodes:
- a CDS encoding serine/threonine protein kinase — translation MAANADEAARAEPSLPSGWAGEARARARLGTTLNGKWHLDAMLGVGGMAVVYAATHRNGKRAAIKMLHGELRERPALLTRFRREGYLANRVGHPGALSVLDDDVSEDGAVYMVMDLLDGTSLEDLRLSRGGVLPLDEALGIIDAILDVLVAAHAQGIVHRDLKPDNVFILRDGQVRVLDFGIAGLREEAQTPKVTLTGAFMGTPGYMAPEQARGLWDLVDAQTDLWAVGATLFTLLSGECLHKGRSLNEELLLAMTKPVPGACTLLPALPGALGRWMDRALAFEKVDRWPDARAMQREGRVARECASTPAPAAPTPPKRRWLPAALAGVAALAALVALAAFRRAPSHIDAAPAAAVHQERTEDAGAPPASTASSSLEPPPAGAEPAPPAPKAKPRVVTAKLPAASGPAIPSAPSVPFDPLGSRK, via the coding sequence ATGGCAGCCAACGCGGACGAAGCAGCTCGGGCCGAACCGAGCCTGCCCAGCGGGTGGGCCGGCGAAGCGCGTGCTCGCGCTCGATTGGGGACCACGCTCAACGGCAAGTGGCACCTCGATGCGATGCTGGGGGTCGGTGGCATGGCGGTCGTGTATGCCGCGACGCATCGCAACGGAAAACGCGCGGCCATCAAGATGCTCCACGGCGAGCTTCGCGAGCGGCCCGCGCTGCTCACCCGCTTTCGACGCGAAGGCTATTTGGCCAACCGCGTCGGACATCCGGGCGCCCTCTCCGTTCTTGACGACGACGTGTCCGAGGACGGTGCGGTCTACATGGTGATGGACCTGCTCGATGGCACCTCGCTCGAAGATCTGCGATTGAGCCGCGGTGGGGTGCTGCCGCTCGACGAGGCCCTCGGGATCATCGACGCCATTCTGGACGTGCTCGTGGCGGCGCACGCCCAAGGCATCGTCCACCGCGATTTGAAGCCGGACAACGTCTTCATCCTTCGCGATGGGCAGGTGCGCGTGCTCGATTTTGGCATCGCCGGCCTTCGGGAGGAGGCGCAGACGCCCAAGGTGACGCTCACCGGCGCGTTCATGGGAACCCCGGGCTACATGGCGCCCGAGCAAGCCCGCGGCCTGTGGGATCTGGTCGATGCGCAGACGGATCTGTGGGCCGTGGGGGCGACGCTGTTCACGCTTTTGTCGGGCGAGTGCCTCCACAAGGGCCGAAGCTTGAACGAAGAGCTGCTCCTGGCGATGACGAAGCCCGTGCCCGGCGCGTGCACCCTGCTTCCGGCACTTCCGGGGGCTCTTGGCCGGTGGATGGATCGCGCCCTGGCCTTCGAAAAAGTCGACCGCTGGCCCGATGCGCGGGCCATGCAGCGCGAAGGGCGCGTCGCCCGCGAGTGCGCGTCGACCCCGGCGCCCGCCGCCCCAACGCCGCCGAAACGGCGATGGCTTCCTGCCGCGCTCGCCGGGGTGGCGGCCTTGGCGGCGTTGGTTGCCTTGGCAGCGTTCAGGCGCGCTCCCTCGCACATCGACGCGGCGCCGGCTGCCGCGGTGCACCAAGAACGCACCGAGGACGCCGGTGCCCCGCCCGCGAGTACCGCGTCGTCGTCGCTAGAACCACCGCCTGCCGGTGCGGAGCCAGCGCCTCCGGCGCCAAAAGCAAAACCGCGGGTCGTCACCGCGAAGCTTCCCGCCGCCTCGGGCCCTGCGATCCCGAGCGCGCCCTCGGTTCCCTTCGACCCATTGGGAAGTCGCAAGTAG
- a CDS encoding M12 family metallopeptidase, whose translation MTILARSRWPAAWFVFFALGACSAMACGVDSSSESGYFPIGETGEPTKIEYSVKDGLALYEGDILLGTPATQVAPRIAGWLDADIVRTPPAPATKYRWPDKIIPYSIDPGLGDRTRITRAIEQWETKTSLVFVARTPANAATYPDYVVFRSGKGCHSSVGRSGGVQYVSLSSHCTTANTIHEIGHAVGLWHSSQDDTSIMREGGQRETLGAGDIDVVKRLYP comes from the coding sequence ATGACTATTTTGGCCCGATCACGCTGGCCTGCAGCGTGGTTCGTCTTTTTTGCGCTAGGCGCATGCAGCGCGATGGCTTGTGGAGTCGATTCGAGCAGCGAGTCCGGATACTTCCCTATCGGCGAGACGGGAGAGCCCACGAAAATCGAATATTCCGTCAAAGACGGCCTCGCCCTTTACGAAGGGGATATTCTGTTGGGCACTCCCGCAACGCAAGTTGCTCCGCGCATTGCGGGCTGGCTCGATGCCGACATCGTGCGCACCCCACCCGCACCTGCGACCAAGTACCGCTGGCCGGACAAGATCATTCCCTACAGCATCGACCCCGGGCTGGGCGATCGCACCCGGATCACGCGCGCCATCGAGCAATGGGAGACCAAAACGTCGCTGGTCTTCGTGGCCCGCACACCGGCCAACGCGGCGACATATCCCGATTACGTCGTATTTCGTAGTGGGAAAGGTTGCCATTCGAGCGTAGGTCGAAGTGGCGGAGTGCAATATGTAAGTTTGTCCAGCCACTGTACGACGGCCAATACGATTCATGAAATCGGTCATGCCGTCGGGTTGTGGCATTCATCCCAGGACGACACGTCCATCATGCGCGAGGGCGGCCAGCGCGAGACGCTGGGCGCAGGCGACATCGACGTGGTCAAGCGGCTCTATCCATGA
- a CDS encoding pirin family protein: protein MAKEVERIITGRVRDIGDFDVRRILPYVQRRHIGPYVFVDHMGPAQFEPGRGMDVRPHPHIGLATMTYLLEGRIRHRDSLGSDQEITPGAINWMTAGRGIVHSERTPAAMRNGGMRLHGLQVWIALRTEDEECAPDFQHYPAEVFADVKEGGATVRVLVGSFYGASSPVKTRSRLFYGDARLAAGSSLPMDFAYEEAAAYIVSGAVRVGDVRVGPESMVVFSPGEKSVLHAEEESRVMLLGGDCVDGPRHIEWNFVSSSRERIEQAKREWRARSFPVVPGDSEEFIPLPE from the coding sequence ATGGCCAAGGAAGTCGAGCGCATCATCACCGGGCGCGTGCGGGACATCGGTGACTTCGACGTCCGCCGCATCCTGCCCTACGTGCAGCGCCGGCACATCGGGCCCTACGTCTTCGTGGACCATATGGGACCTGCCCAGTTCGAACCGGGGCGAGGGATGGACGTCCGCCCCCACCCGCACATCGGGCTCGCGACGATGACGTATTTGCTGGAGGGTCGCATTCGTCACCGCGACAGCCTCGGCTCGGACCAGGAGATTACCCCGGGGGCCATCAACTGGATGACCGCGGGCCGCGGGATCGTGCACTCCGAGCGCACCCCGGCTGCCATGCGAAACGGAGGGATGCGTCTCCATGGTTTGCAGGTGTGGATTGCCTTGCGAACCGAGGACGAGGAGTGCGCGCCGGACTTTCAGCATTACCCCGCGGAGGTGTTTGCCGACGTGAAGGAGGGAGGCGCGACCGTTCGCGTGCTCGTGGGCTCGTTCTACGGAGCCTCGTCGCCGGTGAAGACACGCTCGCGTCTCTTCTACGGCGACGCGCGTCTCGCCGCGGGGTCGTCGCTTCCGATGGACTTCGCGTACGAGGAAGCGGCCGCGTACATCGTTTCGGGCGCCGTCCGCGTGGGCGATGTTCGCGTGGGCCCCGAGTCGATGGTGGTCTTCTCCCCGGGTGAAAAGTCGGTGCTCCACGCCGAGGAAGAGAGCCGCGTCATGCTTCTCGGAGGCGACTGCGTCGACGGCCCTCGCCACATCGAATGGAACTTCGTATCGAGCTCCCGCGAGCGCATCGAGCAAGCCAAACGCGAATGGCGCGCCCGCTCGTTCCCCGTCGTCCCCGGCGACAGCGAAGAGTTCATCCCCCTGCCCGAGTGA
- a CDS encoding gamma-glutamylcyclotransferase: MWIFAYGSLIFRPSFDYLEQRRAFVAGWTRRFWQGSPDHRGTPETPGRVVTLVADEHAWCGGAAFRIDPAQGEAVLAMLDAREQAGFERHRLALWDSPNATSPFADGLTYVASTANPHFLGPLDEAAIAAWIARSRGPSGPNSDYARNLHDALHALGIDDPHVRTIAQLLGRLSAAPPSALPDPAS, encoded by the coding sequence GTGTGGATTTTCGCTTACGGATCGCTGATTTTTCGCCCCTCGTTCGATTACCTCGAACAGCGTCGCGCCTTCGTTGCGGGCTGGACGCGGCGCTTTTGGCAAGGCTCGCCGGACCATCGCGGCACACCCGAAACACCGGGCCGCGTCGTCACCCTCGTCGCCGACGAGCACGCATGGTGCGGAGGGGCCGCGTTCCGCATCGACCCGGCGCAGGGCGAAGCCGTGCTCGCCATGCTCGATGCGCGCGAGCAAGCTGGCTTCGAGCGCCACCGCCTCGCGCTGTGGGACTCCCCGAACGCCACGAGCCCCTTTGCAGACGGGCTCACCTACGTCGCGTCCACCGCGAATCCGCATTTTCTGGGCCCCCTCGACGAAGCGGCCATTGCAGCCTGGATCGCGCGCAGCCGCGGCCCCAGCGGGCCCAATTCGGACTACGCGCGAAACCTCCACGACGCGCTGCATGCGCTGGGTATCGACGATCCCCACGTCCGCACCATCGCGCAGCTCCTCGGCCGCCTCAGCGCTGCCCCGCCGTCCGCCCTTCCCGACCCGGCAAGCTAG
- a CDS encoding M3 family metallopeptidase, with translation MRNAIFLGAGAVAVPLVMSASTFVSGCASGPQDTHVAASNAPPPPSNPPPAPPPDANASNPLLAKWTGPYGGVPPFAKVKVEQFKPALEAAMDEDRREIAAIVNDPAPASFENTIAAMEDAGRALNRVQSIFGVWSSTMNGAEFQKIELEMAPKLAAFTDEITQNEKLWKRIEAVYNSPDKAKLTPEQQRLVWRTYNNFARQGAKLDATSKKRLSEVNQRLASLYTTFSQNVLSDEETYAVILESEADLAGLPDSFKSVAAKAAEGRGQKGKWAITNTRSSVEPFLTDSTRDDLREKVWKNFVNRGDNGDAHDNNKIISEILKLRAERAKLLGYATHAHWRVEDQMAKTPERAVALMEAMWTPAVARVKQEVADMQAIADKTAKGPKRKIAPWDYRFYAEKVRKAKYDLDENEVKPYLQLEKLREGMFWVAGELFGFSFTQVTDVEVYHPDVRVWEVKDKKSGKRVGLWYFDPYARAGKHSGAWMNEYRPQERFKGDVTTIVSNNANFVKGKDGEPILISWTDARTLFHEFGHALHGLSSNVTYPSLAGTNVARDYVEFPSQLLEHWVETPEVLNKFALHYKTGQPLPHDLVVKIQKAATFNNGFNTVEYLSSALIDMKLHLAGSKDIDPDAFERETLKSMGMPEQIVMRHRTPQFSHVFAGDGYSAGYYSYLWSDTLTADAYEAFTEGKGPYDPAVAERLRKNVFSVGDTIDPADGYRAFRGHDADIAPLMRKRGFAKPAAPAQKKKPS, from the coding sequence ATGCGAAACGCCATCTTCCTCGGTGCGGGTGCGGTTGCCGTTCCTCTCGTCATGTCGGCTTCGACCTTCGTGTCAGGGTGTGCTTCCGGACCGCAGGACACGCATGTCGCTGCGTCGAACGCGCCGCCGCCTCCCTCCAACCCTCCGCCGGCGCCCCCGCCCGATGCCAATGCGAGCAACCCGCTCCTGGCCAAGTGGACCGGCCCTTACGGCGGCGTGCCTCCCTTCGCCAAGGTGAAGGTCGAGCAGTTCAAGCCCGCCCTCGAGGCCGCGATGGATGAAGACCGCCGCGAGATCGCCGCTATCGTCAACGACCCCGCGCCGGCGAGCTTCGAGAACACCATCGCCGCCATGGAAGATGCCGGCCGCGCCCTCAACCGCGTGCAGTCGATCTTCGGCGTGTGGTCCTCCACCATGAACGGCGCCGAGTTCCAAAAGATCGAACTCGAGATGGCCCCCAAGCTCGCCGCGTTCACCGACGAGATCACCCAGAACGAGAAACTCTGGAAGCGCATCGAGGCCGTCTACAACTCGCCCGACAAGGCCAAGCTCACCCCCGAGCAGCAGCGCCTCGTGTGGCGCACGTACAATAACTTTGCGCGTCAGGGCGCGAAGCTCGATGCCACCTCGAAGAAGCGCCTCTCGGAGGTCAACCAGCGCCTGGCATCGCTCTACACCACGTTCAGCCAGAACGTGCTCTCCGACGAGGAAACCTACGCGGTCATCCTCGAGAGCGAAGCCGATCTCGCCGGCCTGCCCGACTCATTCAAATCCGTCGCCGCCAAGGCGGCCGAGGGGCGCGGTCAAAAGGGCAAGTGGGCCATCACCAACACGCGCTCCTCGGTGGAGCCGTTCCTCACGGATTCCACGCGCGACGACTTGCGCGAGAAGGTGTGGAAGAACTTCGTCAACCGCGGCGACAACGGCGACGCGCACGACAACAACAAGATCATCTCCGAGATCCTCAAGCTGCGCGCCGAGCGCGCCAAGCTCCTCGGATATGCCACCCACGCCCATTGGCGCGTGGAAGACCAAATGGCCAAAACCCCCGAGCGCGCCGTTGCGCTCATGGAGGCCATGTGGACGCCGGCCGTCGCCCGCGTGAAGCAGGAAGTCGCCGACATGCAGGCCATCGCCGACAAGACGGCCAAGGGCCCGAAGCGCAAAATCGCCCCCTGGGACTACCGCTTCTACGCCGAGAAGGTCCGCAAGGCGAAGTACGACCTCGACGAGAACGAGGTGAAGCCGTACCTCCAACTGGAGAAGCTCCGCGAGGGCATGTTCTGGGTCGCGGGCGAGCTTTTCGGCTTCTCCTTCACCCAGGTGACCGACGTGGAGGTCTACCACCCCGACGTCCGCGTCTGGGAGGTGAAGGACAAGAAGAGCGGCAAGCGCGTGGGCCTCTGGTATTTCGACCCGTACGCGCGCGCGGGCAAACACTCCGGCGCATGGATGAATGAATACCGCCCGCAGGAGCGCTTCAAGGGCGACGTCACCACCATCGTCAGCAACAATGCCAACTTCGTGAAGGGCAAAGACGGCGAGCCCATTCTCATCAGCTGGACCGACGCCCGCACGCTCTTCCACGAATTCGGCCATGCCCTGCACGGACTGAGCTCCAACGTCACCTACCCGTCCCTCGCCGGCACCAACGTGGCACGCGACTACGTCGAATTCCCCTCGCAGCTGCTCGAGCACTGGGTCGAAACGCCCGAAGTGCTCAACAAGTTCGCGCTGCACTACAAAACGGGGCAGCCACTTCCGCACGACCTGGTCGTCAAGATCCAGAAGGCGGCGACGTTCAACAACGGCTTCAACACCGTCGAGTACCTCTCGAGCGCGCTCATCGACATGAAGCTGCACCTCGCCGGCAGCAAAGACATCGACCCCGACGCCTTCGAGCGCGAGACGCTCAAGTCCATGGGCATGCCCGAGCAAATCGTCATGCGCCACCGCACGCCGCAATTCAGCCACGTCTTCGCGGGCGACGGTTACTCCGCCGGCTACTACAGCTACCTCTGGTCCGACACCCTCACCGCCGACGCCTACGAAGCCTTCACCGAAGGCAAAGGCCCCTACGATCCCGCCGTCGCCGAGCGCC